A stretch of Vigna unguiculata cultivar IT97K-499-35 unplaced genomic scaffold, ASM411807v1 contig_25, whole genome shotgun sequence DNA encodes these proteins:
- the LOC114171411 gene encoding uncharacterized protein LOC114171411, giving the protein MVSTRSRPAEVPTRPPVVEVGDAGPSSDISRILEAQARMQQEFAEYKKRNADEMEALRQENARLKRRIEAGKAMEEPEIAPCRADLPPVTEEESEYKPTGHTTGGNYNPFASRRNRRHPFVDGIVETPLPQKWKAPTVTYDGTTDPDEFISIYTNQVALYSTDDAVMCKSFSVALRGSALEWFMSLQPYTIDSFSTLTTSFTTQFDTSRRHDLTSLSLLNLRQEEGESLRTFIDRFGVIAMKIKDLTPNLILHYMVMALKPGPFADELAMRPPLGMQELRKRASMFIRVEEMRHYQDRVRNTPTHPEVKRGGREPGGRDQNRPRDRKQARFSNYAPLNAPKSRILDEVLQAELIAPPKRFQNPPNADLSKYCHYHRNNGHTTEECETLRDKIEELVRAGHLRHYVRNITEGNPRTQPERCPQRNIPRREDARNEPKESRQEPRRGTNSERRREEPPRGERKKHLRAVRSVHAICKGPRRRMPPITFSDSDFQGVDPNQDDPVVITIELENFAVKKVLIDQGSSVDIIYWKTFQQLQIPAEELIPYDEPIYGFSGERVPTRGYVDLHTTFGEGRQTRTIQVRYLIVDAHTSYNMLLGRPSLNSLGAVVSTPHLALKFPSASGDIITVHGDQKAARECYMASLKLPYPPLTTNNVEKTQTAIAIQAEDLDPRLNNEAKSSQ; this is encoded by the exons ATGGTATCCACGAGAAGTAGACCAGCCGAAGTACCCACCAGACCCCCTGTAGTGGAAGTGGGAGACGCCGGTCCCTCATCCGACATATCTCGCATCCTAGAGGCTCAAGCTAGGATGCAGCAAGAGTTCGCAGAGTACAAGAAAAGGAATGCAGACGAAATGGAAGCACTTAGGCAAGAGAATGCCCGACTCAAGAGGAGGATTGAAGCAGGGAAGGCCATGGAAGAGCCTGAGATCGCCCCCTGCAGGGCAGACCTCCCACCTGTCACAGAAGAGGAAAGCGAATACAAACCCACGGGTCACACTACCGGGGGTAACTACAACCCTTTCGCTTCTAGAAGAAACCGTAGGCACCCGTTCGTCGACGGGATCGTAGAAACACCACTCCCTCAAAAGTGGAAGGCTCCAACTGTGACCTACGACGGTACCACTGACCCGGATGAATTCATATCCATTTACACCAACCAAGTCGCCCTTTACTCGACTGACGACGCCGTGATGTGCAAGTCCTTCTCTGTTGCGCTCAGAGGATCGGCATTGGAGTGGTTCATGAGTCTACAGCCCTACACCATAGATTCCTTCAGCACCCTTACCACCTCTTTCACCACCCAGTTCGACACCAGCCGTCGACACGACCTCACATCCCTGTCACTCCTGAACCTAAGACAAGAAGAAGGAGAGTCCCTTCGCACCTTCATTGACAGGTTCGGCGTAATCGCCATGAAGATCAAGGACCTCACCCCGAACCTGATATTACACTATATGGTGATGGCACTAAAACCAGGACCATTTGCTGACGAACTGGCCATGCGCCCGCCTCTAGGAATGCAAGAACTTCGAAAAAGAGCGTCAATGTTCATCAGAGTCGAGGAGATGCGACATTACCAAGACAGGGTCCGGAACACCCCAACCCACCCGGAGGTTAAAAGGGGCGGTAGAGAGCCTGGAGGTCGGGACCAAAACCGCCCTCGAGACAGAAAACAAGCCAGATTCTCCAACTACGCCCCCCTTAATGCCCCCAAATCCCGTATCCTTGACGAAGTATTGCAAGCTGAACTCATCGCTCCACCTAAGAGATTCCAAAACCCGCCAAACGCCGACCTAAGCAAATACTGCCACTACCACCGCAACAACGGACACACCACTGAGGAGTGTGAGACGCTTCGGGATAAGATAGAAGAACTTGTACGGGCCGGACACTTACGGCACTATGTCAGAAACATAACTGAAGGAAATCCCAGGACCCAACCCGAGAGATGCCCACAAAGGAACATTCCACGAAGGGAGGATGCGAGAAACGAACCCAAAGAATCCAGACAAGAACCTAGGAGAGGCACAAACTCTGAACGAAGGAGGGAGGAACCACCTCGAGGGGAAAG GAAAAAGCATCTGAGGGCAGTCCGGTCTGTCCACGCCATCTGCAAGGGACCCAGAAGAAGAATGCCACCAATCACTTTCAGCGACTCGGACTTCCAAGGAGTCGACCCCAACCAAGATGACCCTGTGGTCATAACCATAGAACTTGAAAACTTCGCCGTGAAAAAGGTGCTAATCGACCAAGGAAGCTCAGTAGATATCATATATTGGAAAACTTTCCAACAGCTCCAGATCCCCGCAGAAGAACTGATCCCATACGACGAACCCATATACGGATTCTCTGGCGAAAGGGTGCCAACCCGAGGGTATGTGGACCTTCACACCACCTTCGGAGAAGGGAGACAAACTAGAACGATCCAAGTTCGATACCTCATAGTGGATGCCCACACTTCATACAACATGCTACTAGGACGACCCTCCCTCAACTCATTGGGAGCCGTGGTCTCTACGCCGCACCTCGCCCTAAAGTTCCCCTCAGCCTCTGGAGACATCATAACCGTCCACGGCGATCAAAAAGCAGCCAGAGAATGTTATATGGCCAGTTTGAAGCTCCCATACCCCCCCCTCACCACCAACAACGTCGAGAAAACACAAACCGCGATCGCCATCCAAGCAGAAGATCTCGACCCCCGGCTTAACAATGAAGCAAAATCGAGCCAGTAG